Proteins encoded by one window of Gouania willdenowi chromosome 4, fGouWil2.1, whole genome shotgun sequence:
- the LOC114462587 gene encoding FYN-binding protein 1 isoform X1, translated as MEEQIDVKALREKFNNRLGSHDRSSPKSSSALPFPAPGLVRIADQPRHAPSLLPLSPSGREASAQPGEINKVRQTGEMLQNMMLRQQKPRGTKPGSSLGLVPSPIRTPPAIRHTRPAQVTPLRRPLPPEGPLPLKPRRPTKVNLEPFLRFKQGPVLPAPRKRDTGSQSSTNSLVTSGIKSPPSPPRFNKPKPLPQQITVNEVEDEQDPYDDIGNLDENSSHYVIEDDEDIYEFIDEERLDGSSDGIEETDNKELKMQQENIKRTEDFLKLNELKKKFQLQGDIEVLHTVRVRHDWYGTGKLDLKVRQGESLEILRVKDNQEGKWLARSFSGNYGYISNTCVDIDYEAIKRDLQRSRRIDKYTLPPPPPDPPQLSSMESNFLPDDDDDYDDVQPITDDFPAPPPEICIDPKSEKELKKNFKYEGPIKVLETAMVNPNGIIKKMGGKDLHVAQGDVVDVIQLTNDKKALCRNNVGKFGYVLRSLLIPIEEDIYDDVDYPVGD; from the exons ATG GAGGAGCAAATTGATGTTAAAGCTCTGAGGGAAAAGTTCAACAACAGACTTGGTAGTCATGACAGAAGCTCACCAAAGTCTTCATCAGCTCTACCTTTTCCTGCCCCCGGCCTGGTGAGGATAGCAGACCAACCCAGACATGCTCCCTCTCTTTTACCACTTTCTCCTTCTGGGCGTGAAGCTTCTGCTCAACCAGGAGAGATCAACAAAGTCCGACAGACTGGGGAGATGCTGCAGAATATGATGTTGAGGCAGCAAAAACCTCGGGGCACCAAACCTGGATCATCTCTGGGTCTGGTTCCATCTCCCATACGCACACCTCCTGCAATCAGACATACGAGGCCAGCACAGGTCACCCCGTTGAGGAGACCCCTGCCACCCGAGGGCCCCCTGCCTTTAAAACCTAGACGGCCCACCAAAGTCAACCTGGAGCCATTTCTTAGATTCAAGCAAGGCCCTGTCCTTCCTGCCCCGAGAAAACGTGATA CAGGATCGCAAAGCTCTACAAACAGCTTGGTTACATCCGGCATTAAGAGTCCGCCGAGTCCTCCAAGGTTTAACAAACCCAAACCACTGCCACAACAGATCACAGTTAA CGAAGTCGAGGACGAACAGGACCCCTACGATGACATCGGAAACTTGG ATGAGAACAGCTCACATTATGTGATTGAG GATGATGAAGATATTTACGAGTTCATTGACGA GGAGCGTTTGGATGGGAGCAGTGATGGGATTGAAGAGACAGACAATAAAGAGCTCAAGATGCAACAGGAAAACATAAAGAGAACGGAGGATTTTCTAAAACTAAACGAGCTGAAGAAGAAATTTCAG CTGCAGGGTGACATTGAGGTTCTCCATACAGTCAGAGTCCGCCATGACTGGTATGGGACGGGAAAACTAGACCTGAAAGTTCGACAGGGCGAGAGCTTGGAGATTCTCCGTGTGAAGGACAACCAGGAGGGCAAATGGTTGGCTCGCTCTTTCAGTGGAAACT ATGGATACATCAGTAACACGTGTGTGGATATTGACTACGAGGCCATTAAGCGTGATCTGCAACGGAGCAGAAGAATAGACAAGTATACATTACCTCCACCACCCCCAGACCCTCCACAACTCTCAAGTATGGAATCCAACTTCCTTCCCGATGACGATG ATGATTATGATGATGTTCAGCCTATTACTGATGATTTCCCTGCACCTCCACCTGAAATCTG TATAGATCCCAAATCTGAGaaggagctaaaaaaaaattttaag TATGAAGGACCTATTAAGGTGCTGGAAACAGCAATGGTGAATCCTAATGGCATCATAAAGAAAATGGGAGGAAAGGATTTGCATGTGGCTCAAGGAGACGTGGTGGACGTCATACAGCTCACCAATGACAAGAAAGCGCTGTGTCGGAACAACGTTGGAAAAT TTGGTTACGTGCTTCGATCTCTCCTAATTCCAAT cgAAGAGGATATTTATGATGATGTTGATTACCCTGTTG GAGACTGA
- the LOC114462588 gene encoding disabled homolog 1-like isoform X3 translates to MCYDSMMKLKGFEEAARRQGRHKKRVWLKICSRSLKIVDERTGAVLHDQDKSRLSSLTKDETDLRALAYIYHHEDRYILFYIRMANLADPVFLDIKEMCQSENEEAPQKPSETPAQSISLLPLNLSSASTEECTSPEGVFSPRPDTSAGQSNPTSHNELMAVFSIPLEDPLTPSQAFGASPPEPPQPPQPEQHKPMLSTSQILSMFPPDSLHWGQMMGPYGNQWAGPAQAPWPNMPSNMPVWGTPGGPSEYVMGSQPGFGGVAVGSTASGSFPNPNPPGSVQNSNQNFDPLL, encoded by the exons ATGTGCTACGACTCCATGATGAAACTAAAG GGTTTTGAGGAGGCTGCAAGGAGACAGGGGAGACACAAAAAGAGAGTGTGGTTAAAGATCTGCTCCAGGAGCTTGAAAATTGTGGACGAGAGGACCGGA GCTGTTCTTCACGACCAGGACAAAAGCAGATTGAGTTCTTTGACCAAAGATGAGACCGACCTCAGAGCTCTGGCCTACATCTACCATCATGAAGATCGCTACATCCTCTTCTACATCAGGATGGCCAATCTG GCTGATCCAGTTTTTTTGGACATCAAGGAAATGTGTCAGAGCGAGAATGAAGAAGCTCCACAGAAACCTTCAGAGACCCCGGCACAA AGCATTTCTTTACTCCCACTAAACTTGAGTTCAGCCTCAACAGAGGAG tgTACAAGTCCAGAAGGTGTGTTCAGTCCACGACCAGACACTTCAGCGGGACAATCAAATCCG ACATCCCATAATGAGCTGATGGCTGTGTTTTCCATCCCACTGGAGGATCCTTTGACTCCATCTCAAGCCTTTGGTGCAAGTCCTCCAG AGCCTCCACAGCCTCCACAGCCTGAGCAACACAAACCAATGCTCTCCACTTCTCAGATTCTCTCCATGTTCCCTCCAGACTCTCTGCACTGGGGCCAGATGATGGGACCTTATGGGAACCAGTGGGCGGGTCCAGCTCAGGCACCCTGGCCCAACATGCCCAGTAATATGCCAGTTTGGGGGACACCAGGCGGGCCATCTGAGTATGTCATGGGTTCCCAGCCTGGATTTGGAGGCGTGGCCGTCGGCAGTACAGCCTCAGGTTCCTTTCCAAACCCGAACCCACCAGGATCTGTGCAGAACTCAAATCAGAACTTTGACCCGCTTTTGTGA
- the LOC114462587 gene encoding FYN-binding protein 1 isoform X3, with product MLQNMMLRQQKPRGTKPGSSLGLVPSPIRTPPAIRHTRPAQVTPLRRPLPPEGPLPLKPRRPTKVNLEPFLRFKQGPVLPAPRKRDTGSQSSTNSLVTSGIKSPPSPPRFNKPKPLPQQITVNEVEDEQDPYDDIGNLDENSSHYVIEDDEDIYEFIDEERLDGSSDGIEETDNKELKMQQENIKRTEDFLKLNELKKKFQLQGDIEVLHTVRVRHDWYGTGKLDLKVRQGESLEILRVKDNQEGKWLARSFSGNYGYISNTCVDIDYEAIKRDLQRSRRIDKYTLPPPPPDPPQLSSMESNFLPDDDDDYDDVQPITDDFPAPPPEICIDPKSEKELKKNFKYEGPIKVLETAMVNPNGIIKKMGGKDLHVAQGDVVDVIQLTNDKKALCRNNVGKFGYVLRSLLIPIEEDIYDDVDYPVGD from the exons ATGCTGCAGAATATGATGTTGAGGCAGCAAAAACCTCGGGGCACCAAACCTGGATCATCTCTGGGTCTGGTTCCATCTCCCATACGCACACCTCCTGCAATCAGACATACGAGGCCAGCACAGGTCACCCCGTTGAGGAGACCCCTGCCACCCGAGGGCCCCCTGCCTTTAAAACCTAGACGGCCCACCAAAGTCAACCTGGAGCCATTTCTTAGATTCAAGCAAGGCCCTGTCCTTCCTGCCCCGAGAAAACGTGATA CAGGATCGCAAAGCTCTACAAACAGCTTGGTTACATCCGGCATTAAGAGTCCGCCGAGTCCTCCAAGGTTTAACAAACCCAAACCACTGCCACAACAGATCACAGTTAA CGAAGTCGAGGACGAACAGGACCCCTACGATGACATCGGAAACTTGG ATGAGAACAGCTCACATTATGTGATTGAG GATGATGAAGATATTTACGAGTTCATTGACGA GGAGCGTTTGGATGGGAGCAGTGATGGGATTGAAGAGACAGACAATAAAGAGCTCAAGATGCAACAGGAAAACATAAAGAGAACGGAGGATTTTCTAAAACTAAACGAGCTGAAGAAGAAATTTCAG CTGCAGGGTGACATTGAGGTTCTCCATACAGTCAGAGTCCGCCATGACTGGTATGGGACGGGAAAACTAGACCTGAAAGTTCGACAGGGCGAGAGCTTGGAGATTCTCCGTGTGAAGGACAACCAGGAGGGCAAATGGTTGGCTCGCTCTTTCAGTGGAAACT ATGGATACATCAGTAACACGTGTGTGGATATTGACTACGAGGCCATTAAGCGTGATCTGCAACGGAGCAGAAGAATAGACAAGTATACATTACCTCCACCACCCCCAGACCCTCCACAACTCTCAAGTATGGAATCCAACTTCCTTCCCGATGACGATG ATGATTATGATGATGTTCAGCCTATTACTGATGATTTCCCTGCACCTCCACCTGAAATCTG TATAGATCCCAAATCTGAGaaggagctaaaaaaaaattttaag TATGAAGGACCTATTAAGGTGCTGGAAACAGCAATGGTGAATCCTAATGGCATCATAAAGAAAATGGGAGGAAAGGATTTGCATGTGGCTCAAGGAGACGTGGTGGACGTCATACAGCTCACCAATGACAAGAAAGCGCTGTGTCGGAACAACGTTGGAAAAT TTGGTTACGTGCTTCGATCTCTCCTAATTCCAAT cgAAGAGGATATTTATGATGATGTTGATTACCCTGTTG GAGACTGA
- the LOC114462587 gene encoding FYN-binding protein 1 isoform X2: MEEQIDVKALREKFNNRLGSHDRSSPKSSSALPFPAPGLVRIADQPRHAPSLLPLSPSGREASAQPGEINKVRQTGEMLQNMMLRQQKPRGTKPGSSLGLVPSPIRTPPAIRHTRPAQVTPLRRPLPPEGPLPLKPRRPTKVNLEPFLRFKQGPVLPAPRKRDRSQSSTNSLVTSGIKSPPSPPRFNKPKPLPQQITVNEVEDEQDPYDDIGNLDENSSHYVIEDDEDIYEFIDEERLDGSSDGIEETDNKELKMQQENIKRTEDFLKLNELKKKFQLQGDIEVLHTVRVRHDWYGTGKLDLKVRQGESLEILRVKDNQEGKWLARSFSGNYGYISNTCVDIDYEAIKRDLQRSRRIDKYTLPPPPPDPPQLSSMESNFLPDDDDDYDDVQPITDDFPAPPPEICIDPKSEKELKKNFKYEGPIKVLETAMVNPNGIIKKMGGKDLHVAQGDVVDVIQLTNDKKALCRNNVGKFGYVLRSLLIPIEEDIYDDVDYPVGD; this comes from the exons ATG GAGGAGCAAATTGATGTTAAAGCTCTGAGGGAAAAGTTCAACAACAGACTTGGTAGTCATGACAGAAGCTCACCAAAGTCTTCATCAGCTCTACCTTTTCCTGCCCCCGGCCTGGTGAGGATAGCAGACCAACCCAGACATGCTCCCTCTCTTTTACCACTTTCTCCTTCTGGGCGTGAAGCTTCTGCTCAACCAGGAGAGATCAACAAAGTCCGACAGACTGGGGAGATGCTGCAGAATATGATGTTGAGGCAGCAAAAACCTCGGGGCACCAAACCTGGATCATCTCTGGGTCTGGTTCCATCTCCCATACGCACACCTCCTGCAATCAGACATACGAGGCCAGCACAGGTCACCCCGTTGAGGAGACCCCTGCCACCCGAGGGCCCCCTGCCTTTAAAACCTAGACGGCCCACCAAAGTCAACCTGGAGCCATTTCTTAGATTCAAGCAAGGCCCTGTCCTTCCTGCCCCGAGAAAACGTGATA GATCGCAAAGCTCTACAAACAGCTTGGTTACATCCGGCATTAAGAGTCCGCCGAGTCCTCCAAGGTTTAACAAACCCAAACCACTGCCACAACAGATCACAGTTAA CGAAGTCGAGGACGAACAGGACCCCTACGATGACATCGGAAACTTGG ATGAGAACAGCTCACATTATGTGATTGAG GATGATGAAGATATTTACGAGTTCATTGACGA GGAGCGTTTGGATGGGAGCAGTGATGGGATTGAAGAGACAGACAATAAAGAGCTCAAGATGCAACAGGAAAACATAAAGAGAACGGAGGATTTTCTAAAACTAAACGAGCTGAAGAAGAAATTTCAG CTGCAGGGTGACATTGAGGTTCTCCATACAGTCAGAGTCCGCCATGACTGGTATGGGACGGGAAAACTAGACCTGAAAGTTCGACAGGGCGAGAGCTTGGAGATTCTCCGTGTGAAGGACAACCAGGAGGGCAAATGGTTGGCTCGCTCTTTCAGTGGAAACT ATGGATACATCAGTAACACGTGTGTGGATATTGACTACGAGGCCATTAAGCGTGATCTGCAACGGAGCAGAAGAATAGACAAGTATACATTACCTCCACCACCCCCAGACCCTCCACAACTCTCAAGTATGGAATCCAACTTCCTTCCCGATGACGATG ATGATTATGATGATGTTCAGCCTATTACTGATGATTTCCCTGCACCTCCACCTGAAATCTG TATAGATCCCAAATCTGAGaaggagctaaaaaaaaattttaag TATGAAGGACCTATTAAGGTGCTGGAAACAGCAATGGTGAATCCTAATGGCATCATAAAGAAAATGGGAGGAAAGGATTTGCATGTGGCTCAAGGAGACGTGGTGGACGTCATACAGCTCACCAATGACAAGAAAGCGCTGTGTCGGAACAACGTTGGAAAAT TTGGTTACGTGCTTCGATCTCTCCTAATTCCAAT cgAAGAGGATATTTATGATGATGTTGATTACCCTGTTG GAGACTGA
- the LOC114462588 gene encoding disabled homolog 2-like isoform X1: MEQTDGDCPALSQAAVTTWLPSNTQGTSRFHGDGVRYKAKLIGLDAVPEAQGEKMCYDSMMKLKGFEEAARRQGRHKKRVWLKICSRSLKIVDERTGAVLHDQDKSRLSSLTKDETDLRALAYIYHHEDRYILFYIRMANLADPVFLDIKEMCQSENEEAPQKPSETPAQSISLLPLNLSSASTEECTSPEGVFSPRPDTSAGQSNPTSHNELMAVFSIPLEDPLTPSQAFGASPPEPPQPPQPEQHKPMLSTSQILSMFPPDSLHWGQMMGPYGNQWAGPAQAPWPNMPSNMPVWGTPGGPSEYVMGSQPGFGGVAVGSTASGSFPNPNPPGSVQNSNQNFDPLL; encoded by the exons ATGGAGCAAACGGATGGAGATTGTCCCGCATTGAGCCAAGCTGCTGTGACGACGTGGCTGCCCTCCAACACACAAG GCACATCCCGTTTCCATGGAGACGGGGTTCGCTACAAAGCCAAGCTGATCGGCTTGGACGCGGTGCCAGAAGCCCAAGGAGAAAAGATGTGCTACGACTCCATGATGAAACTAAAG GGTTTTGAGGAGGCTGCAAGGAGACAGGGGAGACACAAAAAGAGAGTGTGGTTAAAGATCTGCTCCAGGAGCTTGAAAATTGTGGACGAGAGGACCGGA GCTGTTCTTCACGACCAGGACAAAAGCAGATTGAGTTCTTTGACCAAAGATGAGACCGACCTCAGAGCTCTGGCCTACATCTACCATCATGAAGATCGCTACATCCTCTTCTACATCAGGATGGCCAATCTG GCTGATCCAGTTTTTTTGGACATCAAGGAAATGTGTCAGAGCGAGAATGAAGAAGCTCCACAGAAACCTTCAGAGACCCCGGCACAA AGCATTTCTTTACTCCCACTAAACTTGAGTTCAGCCTCAACAGAGGAG tgTACAAGTCCAGAAGGTGTGTTCAGTCCACGACCAGACACTTCAGCGGGACAATCAAATCCG ACATCCCATAATGAGCTGATGGCTGTGTTTTCCATCCCACTGGAGGATCCTTTGACTCCATCTCAAGCCTTTGGTGCAAGTCCTCCAG AGCCTCCACAGCCTCCACAGCCTGAGCAACACAAACCAATGCTCTCCACTTCTCAGATTCTCTCCATGTTCCCTCCAGACTCTCTGCACTGGGGCCAGATGATGGGACCTTATGGGAACCAGTGGGCGGGTCCAGCTCAGGCACCCTGGCCCAACATGCCCAGTAATATGCCAGTTTGGGGGACACCAGGCGGGCCATCTGAGTATGTCATGGGTTCCCAGCCTGGATTTGGAGGCGTGGCCGTCGGCAGTACAGCCTCAGGTTCCTTTCCAAACCCGAACCCACCAGGATCTGTGCAGAACTCAAATCAGAACTTTGACCCGCTTTTGTGA
- the LOC114462588 gene encoding disabled homolog 1-like isoform X2 → MEQTDGDCPALSQAAVTTWLPSNTQGTSRFHGDGVRYKAKLIGLDAVPEAQGEKMCYDSMMKLKGFEEAARRQGRHKKRVWLKICSRSLKIVDERTGAVLHDQDKSRLSSLTKDETDLRALAYIYHHEDRYILFYIRMANLADPVFLDIKEMCQSENEEAPQKPSETPAQSISLLPLNLSSASTEECTSPEGVFSPRPDTSAGQSNPTSHNELMAVFSIPLEDPLTPSQAFGASPPDSLHWGQMMGPYGNQWAGPAQAPWPNMPSNMPVWGTPGGPSEYVMGSQPGFGGVAVGSTASGSFPNPNPPGSVQNSNQNFDPLL, encoded by the exons ATGGAGCAAACGGATGGAGATTGTCCCGCATTGAGCCAAGCTGCTGTGACGACGTGGCTGCCCTCCAACACACAAG GCACATCCCGTTTCCATGGAGACGGGGTTCGCTACAAAGCCAAGCTGATCGGCTTGGACGCGGTGCCAGAAGCCCAAGGAGAAAAGATGTGCTACGACTCCATGATGAAACTAAAG GGTTTTGAGGAGGCTGCAAGGAGACAGGGGAGACACAAAAAGAGAGTGTGGTTAAAGATCTGCTCCAGGAGCTTGAAAATTGTGGACGAGAGGACCGGA GCTGTTCTTCACGACCAGGACAAAAGCAGATTGAGTTCTTTGACCAAAGATGAGACCGACCTCAGAGCTCTGGCCTACATCTACCATCATGAAGATCGCTACATCCTCTTCTACATCAGGATGGCCAATCTG GCTGATCCAGTTTTTTTGGACATCAAGGAAATGTGTCAGAGCGAGAATGAAGAAGCTCCACAGAAACCTTCAGAGACCCCGGCACAA AGCATTTCTTTACTCCCACTAAACTTGAGTTCAGCCTCAACAGAGGAG tgTACAAGTCCAGAAGGTGTGTTCAGTCCACGACCAGACACTTCAGCGGGACAATCAAATCCG ACATCCCATAATGAGCTGATGGCTGTGTTTTCCATCCCACTGGAGGATCCTTTGACTCCATCTCAAGCCTTTGGTGCAAGTCCTCCAG ACTCTCTGCACTGGGGCCAGATGATGGGACCTTATGGGAACCAGTGGGCGGGTCCAGCTCAGGCACCCTGGCCCAACATGCCCAGTAATATGCCAGTTTGGGGGACACCAGGCGGGCCATCTGAGTATGTCATGGGTTCCCAGCCTGGATTTGGAGGCGTGGCCGTCGGCAGTACAGCCTCAGGTTCCTTTCCAAACCCGAACCCACCAGGATCTGTGCAGAACTCAAATCAGAACTTTGACCCGCTTTTGTGA
- the LOC114462587 gene encoding FYN-binding protein 1 isoform X4, producing MEEQIDVKALREKFNNRLGSHDRSSPKSSSALPFPAPGLVRIADQPRHAPSLLPLSPSGREASAQPGEINKVRQTGEMLQNMMLRQQKPRGTKPGSSLGLVPSPIRTPPAIRHTRPAQVTPLRRPLPPEGPLPLKPRRPTKVNLEPFLRFKQGPVLPAPRKRDTGSQSSTNSLVTSGIKSPPSPPRFNKPKPLPQQITVNEVEDEQDPYDDIGNLDENSSHYVIEDDEDIYEFIDEERLDGSSDGIEETDNKELKMQQENIKRTEDFLKLNELKKKFQLQGDIEVLHTVRVRHDWYGTGKLDLKVRQGESLEILRVKDNQEGKWLARSFSGNYGYISNTCVDIDYEAIKRDLQRSRRIDKYTLPPPPPDPPQLSSMESNFLPDDDDDYDDVQPITDDFPAPPPEI from the exons ATG GAGGAGCAAATTGATGTTAAAGCTCTGAGGGAAAAGTTCAACAACAGACTTGGTAGTCATGACAGAAGCTCACCAAAGTCTTCATCAGCTCTACCTTTTCCTGCCCCCGGCCTGGTGAGGATAGCAGACCAACCCAGACATGCTCCCTCTCTTTTACCACTTTCTCCTTCTGGGCGTGAAGCTTCTGCTCAACCAGGAGAGATCAACAAAGTCCGACAGACTGGGGAGATGCTGCAGAATATGATGTTGAGGCAGCAAAAACCTCGGGGCACCAAACCTGGATCATCTCTGGGTCTGGTTCCATCTCCCATACGCACACCTCCTGCAATCAGACATACGAGGCCAGCACAGGTCACCCCGTTGAGGAGACCCCTGCCACCCGAGGGCCCCCTGCCTTTAAAACCTAGACGGCCCACCAAAGTCAACCTGGAGCCATTTCTTAGATTCAAGCAAGGCCCTGTCCTTCCTGCCCCGAGAAAACGTGATA CAGGATCGCAAAGCTCTACAAACAGCTTGGTTACATCCGGCATTAAGAGTCCGCCGAGTCCTCCAAGGTTTAACAAACCCAAACCACTGCCACAACAGATCACAGTTAA CGAAGTCGAGGACGAACAGGACCCCTACGATGACATCGGAAACTTGG ATGAGAACAGCTCACATTATGTGATTGAG GATGATGAAGATATTTACGAGTTCATTGACGA GGAGCGTTTGGATGGGAGCAGTGATGGGATTGAAGAGACAGACAATAAAGAGCTCAAGATGCAACAGGAAAACATAAAGAGAACGGAGGATTTTCTAAAACTAAACGAGCTGAAGAAGAAATTTCAG CTGCAGGGTGACATTGAGGTTCTCCATACAGTCAGAGTCCGCCATGACTGGTATGGGACGGGAAAACTAGACCTGAAAGTTCGACAGGGCGAGAGCTTGGAGATTCTCCGTGTGAAGGACAACCAGGAGGGCAAATGGTTGGCTCGCTCTTTCAGTGGAAACT ATGGATACATCAGTAACACGTGTGTGGATATTGACTACGAGGCCATTAAGCGTGATCTGCAACGGAGCAGAAGAATAGACAAGTATACATTACCTCCACCACCCCCAGACCCTCCACAACTCTCAAGTATGGAATCCAACTTCCTTCCCGATGACGATG ATGATTATGATGATGTTCAGCCTATTACTGATGATTTCCCTGCACCTCCACCTGAAATCTG A